From the Jeongeupia sp. HS-3 genome, the window TTTGATGTAGTGCTGGTTTGATATTTGCAAAAATAAAAAAGCGGCCATTGGCCGCTTTTTTATTTTTTGTCTGCCGGTTTGCGTACCAGCAACCAACGAGGCGCATTGAATCTAACCAGACGTCGATAAAGGACAACGTACAAGATCACAAAGACCAAGACAAAAATTTGCAACATCAAGCGGTTGTCCCAGAACAGCACCGCCGGCAAGACCGCAAACGAGCACAGTAGCCACAGATACGGCGACGTCATGGCATTGCGGGTAGTTTTCTCACCTGCATGTTTGCTCCCCACCGCCCAGCGAACAAGTCGTTTGTAAATAAGCTGATGCATATGTGCAGCATCAGGCATACCTGCCGATGTCCCGCGCAAAATCGCGCGCCGATAAATCGAGAACAGCGTCTCAAATACCGGATACATCACAACCAGAAGCGGGAACCACGGTGAAACCTGCGGATGACGCGCGACAAGCAGTACCGACAGCTCCGCGATCATGAAACCGATCAGATAGGCGCCGCCATCGCCAAGGAAGATCAAGCCACGCGGATAGTTCCAGACAAAGAAACCAAGAATCCCGCCCATCATCGCTAGCGCGGACTTCCAGATCAGCGGATCACCCAGCTGGAAGCCGACATAGCCCAATGCGGCCAG encodes:
- a CDS encoding glycosyltransferase, with translation MQIFILAFLASLIATLLIIRYQHLHAHFTADHDLNGVQKFHSTVVPRVGGVGVVCAMLACLLWLGYKAPNEFKPFGLLLIAASPAFIGGLVEDCTKRVGVLARLGLTMLAAALGFWLLKAGINRLDIPLVDSAMRFWIIALIFTMVAVGGVVNAVNIIDGYNGLASMVSIMMLAALGYVGFQLGDPLIWKSALAMMGGILGFFVWNYPRGLIFLGDGGAYLIGFMIAELSVLLVARHPQVSPWFPLLVVMYPVFETLFSIYRRAILRGTSAGMPDAAHMHQLIYKRLVRWAVGSKHAGEKTTRNAMTSPYLWLLCSFAVLPAVLFWDNRLMLQIFVLVFVILYVVLYRRLVRFNAPRWLLVRKPADKK